CGCCGACTCGACCGACCGCATCGCCGCCCTGATCGCCCAATCCCAAGGCCCGGCGTCGTCGCAAGACACCGACAAGACGCAAGCCACGCGTTGACGTCGTGCGCGCCGTGGGCCATGCCCAAGGCGTGAGGTGACGGGCGTGAGCAACACGGTTTTCCCATGCTGAGGGTGCTGCGCCATGGCGCGCCGGGTTTCGAGCTCGGCGGCTTGACGCCCGACTGGGCGCTGCCCGCCGACGCGGTGTGGGTCGAACTGGTTTCGCCCAGTCGCGCCGAGGAAGTGGCGGTCGAGAAATCGATCGGCCTGCTGCTGCCCACCCGCGAGGAGATGGCCGAGATCGAGGCCTCCTCGCGTCTCTACCAGGAAGACGGCGGCACGTTCATGACCGCCACGGTGCTGGTCAACGCCGACGGCGACCTGCCCACCGCCGCCCCCGTGACCTTCGTGCTGACCGGCGATCGCCTGGTCACCATCCGCTATGTCGAGCCCAAGGCCTTTTCGGTGTTCGCCGCCCAGGCCGAGCGCCAGCCCAGCCTGTGCCCCGGCGGCGCCCAGACGTTCCTGGGTCTGCTGGACGCGGTGATCGACCGCACCGCCGACATCCTGGAACGCACCTCCGGCGAGGTCGAGACCCAGTCGCGGATCATCTTCAGCCGGCCGCGCGGCGCGGCGTTCGAGGCGATCCTCAACCGCCTGGGCCGGGCCCAGATCGTCAATTCCAAGGCCCGCGACAGCCTGGTCAGCCTGGCCCGCCTGCTCAGCTTCGCGGCCCTGGCCGACCAGTTCGACGGCGACAAGGAACTGCGCGATCACCTCAAATCGCTGCAACGCGACGTCCAGTCGATCACCGACCATTCCGGCTATCTGTCGGGCAACATCACCTTCCTGCTCGACGCGGCCCTGGGCCTGATCAACATCGAGCAGAACGCCATCTTCAAGATCTTCTCGGTGTTCTCGGTGATGTTCCTGCCGCCCACCCTGGTGGCCGGCATCTACGGCATGAACTTCACCCACATGCCCGAGCTGAACTGGCTGCACGGCTATCCGTTCGCCCTGGTGCTGATGATCGTCGCCGCGGCCGGGCCGCTGCTGTGGTTCAAAAGGCGCGGCTGGCTGTGACAATCCGCACAGACCAAACCTTTCCTTAAAGCTGACATGCCAGGGTTCGCCCAAATCGAGCCCCCCTGAATGTCCGCCGCCCCCGCCACCTCTCAGAGCCTGATCCGTTCGCTTCCGCCCAAGGTGTTGAAGGCCGCGATCGAGGCGCATGCCCGTTACCTGAAGGGGCTGCCGGCCGGGGCGCGCGCCAACCTCTCCTACGCCGATCTCGACAATGTCGATCTGGAGGGCGTCGACCTGTCCGAGGCCGACCTGACCGGGGCGCGGCTGTCGGGCGCGCTGCTCTCGCGCGCGGTCCTGACACGGGCGACCCTGTACGGCGCCGACCTGCGCGACGCCGACCTGCGCCAGGCCAACCTCTCGCGCTGCGACTTGCGCGGCGCCTGCCTGCGTGGGGCCAATCTGGGCGGCGCCGATCTGTCGGGCTGTGATCTGCGCGAGGGGATCACCGCCACCCAGAATAGCGCCCAGGGCTTCAAGATCCTGCAGCACCGGTCGCGGCGCGGCGAGCTGGAGCACGCCGTCACGCGCGGGGCCCGGCTGGACGGCGCCCAGGTGGGCGAGGGCTTCGCCCAGGTCGCCGACCTCACCGACGCCGACCTCTGCGGGGTCAGTCTGCAGGGGGCGCGGCTGAACCGGGCGGTCCTGAACGGCGCCAACCTTTCCCAGGCCAATCTCTACAACGCCGACCTCAGCGGCGCCTCCATGCGCCGGGCGGTGCTGACCGGGGCGGACCTGGCCGGCACCACCTTCGACGGCGCCGACATGACCGAGGTGCTGCGCGCGCCGCCGCCGATCATCTATGTCGATGACGCGCCCCTGCATGAGGTGCTGGAGGCCCACGAGCTGTTCGTGACCAGCGACGGCCGCGACGGCGTGGTGGCCAAGATCCCGATGGTCGACTTCCGGCCGCTGAAGCGCCTGAAGGGGCGCCGGCTGGCCGGCCTGTCGGCGCCGGGCGCGATCTTCTTCGGCATGAACCTGGAGAACGTCCAGCTGCAGGGCGCCAACCTGGCCGACGCCGACCTGCGCGGGGTCAATCTGCGCGGGGCCGACCTGCGCGGCGCGCGCTTGGTGGGGGCACAGCTGTCGCGGGCCGATCTCTCCGGCGCCAAGCTGGGGCCGCTGACCATCGCCCAGGGCCGGGTTCTGCGCACCGACCTCAGCCGCGCCGTCCTGCGCGGCGCGGACCTGACCGGGGCCTCGGCCCGGCGGGTGCGGTTGATCGACGCCGACCTGGGCCGCTGCAAGCTGGACGGGTGCGACCTGACCAGCGCGGAGCTGCCGGAAGGGTTCGAGGGCTGAAGTTCTCCGACATTCAGATGCGATCTCCCCATTCAGTCGTCATTCCCGCCCTTGTGGCGGGAACCCCTGGTTCAGCTGACGGTGAGACGTCTTGGCGCGCTGGCGCGCCATTCATCCGCACCTGCGGCGGATAGAGGGGTTCCCGCCACAAGGGCGGGAATGACGGTCAAAGGACGTGTGCGCTGACGCCGGTCAGCTTTCCTGGATTGTTCCAGTAGCCGGCGCTATCCCTTCGATCTAACGTTCACTCTAACGAACACCGGAAGGCCGCATGGATCGTATCGAGGCGATGCGGGTGTTCGTCACGGCCCTCGACGAGGGCAGCCTGGCCGGGGCCGGGCGCAAGCTGGGCCGGTCGCCGGCCGCGGTCAGCCGGGCGATCGCCTTCTTGGAAAACCACGTGGGAGCCGAACTCCTGCACCGCACCACGCGCTCGCTGCGGCTCAGCGAAGCCGGCGAACGCTACGCCGTCGCCTGCCGCCGGGTGCTGGTCGACCTGGAGGAGGCCGACCTGATCGCCCTGGGCGAGCGCTCGGCGCCGCGCGGCCTGCTGACCGTCACCGCCCCGCCGATCAGCGGCGAGGAGATCCTGCGCCCGGTCATCGACGCTTATCTGGACGCCTATCCCGGCGTGGCGGTGAACCTGCTGCTGCTGGACCGCCACGCCAACCTGGTCGAGGAGGGCATCGACGTCGCCCTGCGGGTCGGTCAGCTGCCGGACTCCTCGATGACCGCGCTGCGGGTGGGCGGTGACGTCAAGCGGGTGATCGTCGCCGCGCCGCGCTACCTGGACCAGCACCCGCGCATCGTCGAGCCGGCCGACCTGACCCAGCACCAGATCGTCACCACCACCCACTTCGGCCACGACACCTGGGTCTTTCCGCCCGCGCCGGGCGCGGCGGTCGCACGCTCGGTGCACTTCAAGCCACGGCTGGTGGTCAACAGCGTGCGGGCCGCCCTGGCCTCGGCGGTCGACGGACGCGGCGTGACGCGGCTCTACACCTATCACGTGGCCGAGCGGGTGCTGGACGGGTCCTTGCGGATCCTGCTGCGCGACGCCGAGCCGCCGCCCTTGCCGGTTCACCTGATCACGCCCCACGGCCGGACCTCGGTCCCGAAGGTCCGCGCCTTCCTGGATTTCGCCGCGCCCCGCCTGAAGGCGGCCTTCGCGCGGTTGTCGGCGGAGGCGGAAGCCTTGGCGCCGCAATAGCCATTCCGTCGTTTTGCGGAAGAGTGTCTGCCAATTGTCGCATATTCAGCTGTTTTCGGAATGAGCCGAGATTGTCGTCATCGGGTCCGCCGGGCCCTCAACGTCAACGAGGCAAGTCATGAGCAACCCGCAGAAAGTCGCCATCATCACCGGCGCGTCGCAAGGCATCGGCGCCGGCCTGGTCAAGGCCTATCGCGACCGCGACTATCGGGTCGTGGCCACGTCGCGCTCGATCAAGCAGGGCGCCGATCCCGACATCCTGGCCGTGGCCGGCGACATCAGCGATCCGGCCACCGCCGAGCGCGTGGTCGCCGAAGCCCTGGCCCGCTTTGGCCGGGTCGACACCCTGGTCAACAACGCCGGGATCTTCACCGCCAAGCCGTTCACCGCCTTCACGGCCGAGGACTTCGAGGCCAACCTCTCGACCAACCTGGTCGGCTTCTTCCACGTCACTCAGCGCGCCGCCGCCGAGATGATCAAGCAGGGCTCGGGCCACATCGTCAGCATCACCACCAGCCTGACCGACCACGCCAACGCCGAGGTGCCCTCGGTGCTGGCCAGCCTGACCAAGGGCGGGATCAATTCGGCGACCAAGTCGCTGGCCATCGAGCTGGCCAACAAGGGCGTGCGGGTCAACGCGGTGTCGCCGGGCGTGATCAAGACGCCGATGCATGCGCCCGAAACCCACGCCTTCCTGGCCGGCCTGCATCCGGTGGGTCGCCTGGGCGAGATCCGCGACGTGGTCGAGGCCGTGCTCTATCTTGAGACCGCCGGCTTCGTGACGGGCGAGATCCTGCACGTCGACGGCGGCCAGAGCGCCGGTCACTAGGCCTAGAGCCGCGAG
The window above is part of the Caulobacter soli genome. Proteins encoded here:
- a CDS encoding magnesium transporter CorA family protein, whose product is MLRVLRHGAPGFELGGLTPDWALPADAVWVELVSPSRAEEVAVEKSIGLLLPTREEMAEIEASSRLYQEDGGTFMTATVLVNADGDLPTAAPVTFVLTGDRLVTIRYVEPKAFSVFAAQAERQPSLCPGGAQTFLGLLDAVIDRTADILERTSGEVETQSRIIFSRPRGAAFEAILNRLGRAQIVNSKARDSLVSLARLLSFAALADQFDGDKELRDHLKSLQRDVQSITDHSGYLSGNITFLLDAALGLINIEQNAIFKIFSVFSVMFLPPTLVAGIYGMNFTHMPELNWLHGYPFALVLMIVAAAGPLLWFKRRGWL
- a CDS encoding LysR family transcriptional regulator, whose protein sequence is MDRIEAMRVFVTALDEGSLAGAGRKLGRSPAAVSRAIAFLENHVGAELLHRTTRSLRLSEAGERYAVACRRVLVDLEEADLIALGERSAPRGLLTVTAPPISGEEILRPVIDAYLDAYPGVAVNLLLLDRHANLVEEGIDVALRVGQLPDSSMTALRVGGDVKRVIVAAPRYLDQHPRIVEPADLTQHQIVTTTHFGHDTWVFPPAPGAAVARSVHFKPRLVVNSVRAALASAVDGRGVTRLYTYHVAERVLDGSLRILLRDAEPPPLPVHLITPHGRTSVPKVRAFLDFAAPRLKAAFARLSAEAEALAPQ
- a CDS encoding pentapeptide repeat-containing protein, yielding MSAAPATSQSLIRSLPPKVLKAAIEAHARYLKGLPAGARANLSYADLDNVDLEGVDLSEADLTGARLSGALLSRAVLTRATLYGADLRDADLRQANLSRCDLRGACLRGANLGGADLSGCDLREGITATQNSAQGFKILQHRSRRGELEHAVTRGARLDGAQVGEGFAQVADLTDADLCGVSLQGARLNRAVLNGANLSQANLYNADLSGASMRRAVLTGADLAGTTFDGADMTEVLRAPPPIIYVDDAPLHEVLEAHELFVTSDGRDGVVAKIPMVDFRPLKRLKGRRLAGLSAPGAIFFGMNLENVQLQGANLADADLRGVNLRGADLRGARLVGAQLSRADLSGAKLGPLTIAQGRVLRTDLSRAVLRGADLTGASARRVRLIDADLGRCKLDGCDLTSAELPEGFEG
- a CDS encoding SDR family NAD(P)-dependent oxidoreductase, producing the protein MSNPQKVAIITGASQGIGAGLVKAYRDRDYRVVATSRSIKQGADPDILAVAGDISDPATAERVVAEALARFGRVDTLVNNAGIFTAKPFTAFTAEDFEANLSTNLVGFFHVTQRAAAEMIKQGSGHIVSITTSLTDHANAEVPSVLASLTKGGINSATKSLAIELANKGVRVNAVSPGVIKTPMHAPETHAFLAGLHPVGRLGEIRDVVEAVLYLETAGFVTGEILHVDGGQSAGH